In Fundidesulfovibrio putealis DSM 16056, a genomic segment contains:
- a CDS encoding tyrosine-type recombinase/integrase: MPLTDIAVRNAKPGEKKIRLRDERGLFLEVSAGKDGKPRKWWRFRYKLNGRENMLSLGVYPDVTLKDARDRRDETRRLISQGIDPAQARKSAKTEEAENGETFERIAREWWAKFQPTWTEEHGGQILRRLELNVFPWIGSRPIKDITAPEILKLARRIESRGALEMAHRTIQGCGQIFRYGIATGRCERNPAADLRGALPPVKEKHHPSITDPKAIAPLLRAMDAYQGSPITGCALRLAPLVFVRPGELRHAEWAEINIEAKEWRIPGHKMKMREQHIVPLARQALVIIEELHPLTGHGKYLFPSMRTLDRPMSENTVNGALRRLGYTKDELTGHGFRSMASTLLNEQGWNRDAIERQLAHAERDNIRAAYNYAEFLPERRKMMQAWADYLDSLKTGAKVTPLFQEATG, encoded by the coding sequence ATGCCCCTGACCGACATCGCAGTGAGAAACGCGAAGCCCGGAGAGAAGAAAATCAGGCTCAGGGACGAGCGTGGGCTCTTCCTGGAGGTGAGCGCTGGGAAAGATGGCAAACCACGCAAGTGGTGGCGGTTCCGCTACAAGCTCAACGGGCGCGAGAACATGCTCTCTCTCGGAGTCTACCCGGACGTCACCCTGAAGGACGCCAGGGACCGCCGCGACGAAACCCGCAGGTTAATCTCACAGGGGATTGACCCCGCTCAGGCCAGGAAGTCTGCGAAGACAGAGGAGGCTGAGAACGGTGAAACCTTTGAGCGCATCGCAAGAGAGTGGTGGGCCAAGTTTCAGCCGACCTGGACCGAGGAACACGGCGGGCAAATCCTTCGCCGCCTGGAGCTAAATGTCTTCCCCTGGATCGGCTCGCGTCCCATCAAGGACATCACCGCCCCCGAAATTCTGAAGCTGGCTCGCCGCATCGAGTCGCGCGGAGCCCTAGAGATGGCCCACAGGACCATCCAGGGTTGCGGTCAAATCTTTCGCTACGGCATCGCCACTGGCAGGTGCGAGAGGAATCCTGCCGCCGACCTTCGCGGCGCTCTCCCACCAGTAAAAGAGAAGCATCACCCAAGCATCACGGACCCGAAGGCCATCGCCCCACTCCTTCGCGCAATGGATGCCTACCAGGGTTCACCAATCACGGGCTGCGCCCTGCGACTGGCCCCACTGGTGTTCGTTCGCCCTGGCGAGCTTCGGCACGCGGAATGGGCTGAAATCAACATCGAGGCCAAGGAATGGCGAATCCCCGGCCACAAGATGAAGATGCGCGAACAGCACATCGTCCCGCTGGCCCGGCAGGCTCTCGTCATCATTGAGGAGCTTCACCCCCTCACCGGCCACGGGAAGTATCTCTTCCCCTCCATGCGGACCCTGGATCGCCCCATGAGTGAGAACACTGTCAACGGCGCACTGCGACGCCTGGGGTACACCAAGGACGAATTGACCGGCCACGGCTTCCGTTCCATGGCCTCTACCCTGCTCAACGAACAGGGGTGGAATCGAGACGCCATCGAGCGCCAGCTTGCCCATGCAGAGCGTGACAACATCCGAGCGGCTTACAACTACGCGGAGTTCCTGCCTGAGCGGCGAAAGATGATGCAGGCCTGGGCTGACTACCTTGATTCGCTGAAAACTGGCGCGAAGGTAACCCCGCTCTTCCAAGAAGCTACCGGCTGA
- a CDS encoding helix-turn-helix transcriptional regulator, with amino-acid sequence MSLTNCSAPVGGDRYLRAKEVCFLLGISKSTLYKFIGEGKFLAPMKFGPRTSVWLSSQVQAFIGSKGAQE; translated from the coding sequence ATGAGCCTTACGAATTGTTCTGCCCCCGTGGGGGGGGATCGTTATCTCCGCGCCAAGGAGGTCTGTTTTCTTCTCGGCATCAGCAAATCTACGCTCTACAAGTTCATCGGCGAAGGGAAGTTCCTGGCACCAATGAAGTTCGGCCCCCGTACTTCCGTATGGCTCAGTTCTCAGGTGCAAGCCTTCATCGGCAGCAAGGGAGCGCAAGAGTGA
- a CDS encoding ERCC4 domain-containing protein has translation MASKTIPYAPLRIVVDTREQRPYQFEKYDVEAIRHTLKTGDYSLAGYEDRVAFERKSLDDLIGCLTTGRDRFERELARAKGLDLFAVIVEGTMQEVREGRYRSRINPHAALQSIIAFQVRYGTQFVWAGSRANAEYATYWMLEKFKREQESAKGDTPPAENVRASGESQAPKRGRAPRAN, from the coding sequence ATGGCGAGTAAAACCATCCCATACGCCCCGCTTCGGATCGTGGTAGATACCCGTGAGCAGCGCCCCTATCAGTTCGAGAAGTACGACGTGGAAGCCATCCGGCATACCCTGAAGACCGGGGATTACTCCCTGGCCGGGTACGAAGATCGTGTGGCCTTCGAGCGTAAATCCTTGGATGATCTGATCGGCTGCCTCACCACTGGCCGGGATCGCTTCGAGCGCGAACTTGCCAGGGCCAAGGGGCTCGACCTCTTCGCCGTCATCGTGGAAGGGACCATGCAAGAGGTGAGGGAGGGAAGATACCGAAGTCGGATTAACCCTCATGCCGCGCTCCAGAGTATAATTGCTTTTCAGGTACGTTACGGCACTCAATTCGTGTGGGCCGGATCAAGGGCCAATGCGGAATACGCGACCTACTGGATGCTTGAGAAGTTCAAGCGAGAGCAGGAATCCGCCAAGGGGGATACTCCGCCTGCCGAGAACGTGAGGGCCAGTGGAGAGTCACAGGCTCCGAAACGAGGTCGAGCACCGAGGGCCAACTGA